The proteins below come from a single Thalassoglobus sp. JC818 genomic window:
- the gatB gene encoding Asp-tRNA(Asn)/Glu-tRNA(Gln) amidotransferase subunit GatB codes for MNVTTIVGLEVHVQLQTKTKIFCGCANRFNPDAPNTQVCPVCLGHPGTLPVMNQEAFDLSLITATALNCEIAEFTKWDRKQYFYPDLPKGYQISQYDLPFSKQGWLEIDGDDGNRRKIRINRAHLEEDAGKNIHDETGRGKDSQVDLNRAGTPLLEIVSEPDLRSGAEAKQYLEEMRLLLTFLDVSDCNMQEGSLRCDANVNLHLTDDAGQTVATPIVEVKNLNSFRAVEAAIDFEVQRQLKEYEKSGRKLGDPGVEKETRGWDANRNVSFAQRGKEDAADYRYFPDPDLVPVTVTKERIAAVRAALPEAPATRRRRFEKELGLSTYDADVIVNQGRELASYFEEVVEVSGDGKQSANFVTQDVLREMKERGDEIGEFPVSASILGTIVKRVVDNKITTKSGREVFSALLEEADSDQEISTNRVDEMISERGLKVVSDTGALEEAVRSAIANCSSAVEDYRAGRKQAIGAIIGQVMKQAKGADAKAVRELIIKVIEETA; via the coding sequence ATGAATGTCACGACAATTGTGGGCCTGGAAGTTCATGTCCAGCTTCAGACGAAAACGAAAATCTTCTGTGGGTGCGCAAACCGCTTCAATCCAGACGCTCCCAATACGCAGGTCTGCCCGGTCTGTCTGGGACATCCAGGCACCTTGCCGGTCATGAATCAAGAAGCCTTCGATCTCTCGCTGATCACAGCCACCGCTCTGAACTGCGAAATCGCAGAGTTCACGAAATGGGATCGCAAGCAGTATTTCTATCCCGACCTCCCCAAAGGCTATCAGATCAGTCAGTACGATCTTCCCTTCAGTAAACAGGGATGGCTTGAGATCGACGGCGACGACGGGAACCGACGCAAAATTCGCATCAATCGAGCACACCTCGAAGAAGATGCCGGGAAGAACATTCACGACGAAACCGGACGTGGGAAAGACAGCCAGGTCGACCTCAACCGGGCCGGAACTCCGTTGCTCGAAATCGTCAGCGAACCTGATCTTCGATCCGGTGCCGAAGCCAAGCAGTATCTCGAAGAGATGCGCCTGCTCCTCACCTTTCTCGATGTCTCCGACTGCAACATGCAAGAGGGCAGCCTCCGCTGTGATGCCAACGTCAACCTGCATCTGACTGACGACGCAGGACAAACAGTCGCCACGCCCATTGTTGAAGTCAAAAACCTCAACAGTTTCCGGGCTGTCGAGGCAGCCATCGATTTCGAAGTCCAGCGACAGCTCAAAGAATACGAAAAGTCCGGCCGCAAGCTAGGCGATCCGGGAGTGGAGAAGGAAACGCGCGGTTGGGATGCCAATCGAAACGTCAGCTTCGCACAGCGAGGCAAAGAAGACGCCGCCGACTATCGATACTTCCCCGATCCCGATCTCGTCCCCGTCACAGTTACGAAAGAACGCATCGCCGCCGTCCGCGCCGCACTTCCAGAGGCACCCGCCACTCGACGCCGACGCTTCGAAAAAGAGCTCGGTCTCTCCACCTACGATGCCGACGTCATCGTCAATCAGGGACGCGAACTCGCCAGCTACTTTGAAGAGGTCGTCGAAGTCAGCGGAGACGGAAAGCAGTCCGCGAATTTCGTCACTCAGGACGTGCTCCGCGAGATGAAAGAGCGCGGAGACGAAATCGGTGAGTTCCCCGTCTCTGCATCAATCCTCGGGACGATCGTCAAACGAGTCGTTGACAACAAAATCACCACCAAAAGCGGCCGCGAGGTCTTCTCCGCTCTCCTCGAAGAAGCAGACAGCGACCAGGAAATCAGCACCAACCGCGTCGACGAAATGATCTCGGAACGCGGCCTCAAAGTCGTCTCAGATACCGGCGCTCTCGAAGAAGCAGTCCGCTCCGCAATCGCCAACTGCTCCAGCGCCGTCGAAGACTACCGCGCCGGCCGAAAACAAGCGATCGGAGCAATCATCGGCCAGGTGATGAAACAAGCCAAAGGCGCCGACGCCAAAGCCGTCCGCGAACTCATCATCAAAGTCATCGAAGAAACCGCCTGA